A stretch of DNA from Acidobacteriota bacterium:
TCTTGAACAATTGGATTGTTTACAGAGGTTTGAGCAAAAACATGAACTGCGGAAAATACGAGAACCAATAGGCTTACGAGCACGCGTTTTAACATAGGTCCACCTCCTTCATTTGCGATTTAGTAACGGCTGCTCGGTAGATTATATAACGACTTTTTTCGCAGGTTTCTAAGCGGTGTTTAACTTTTCGCAAGTGTCACATTGCCCACAGTGAAGTCCAGATTCCAGATTTGTTTCTGTGAGTTTTGTGGTGCATGCCGTTGAGGTCGACTGGGCGGCGGAGCCGCGTGTTGGGTCGGGACGCGACGGTGAAGCTGAGCTTCACCGCAAATAGAGCGGCGGAGCCTTTAGCAGTTGTCAGTTGTCAGTGGTCGGTGGTCAGTGGTCAGATTCCGGATTCCAGATTCCAGATTCCAGACCCCAGACCCCAGACTCTTCACTTGTCACTCTTCACTCTTCACTATTGAGAGCCCTTACTTACGTGCGGGCTACTGACACGGACGGGCTACTGACACGGACGGGCTTCTGCATTTCGGATTCCAGATTCCAGATTCCAGACCCCAGACTCGTCACTATTGAGAGCCCTTACTTACGTGCGGGCTACTGACACGGACGGGCTTCTGCATTTCGGATTTCGGATTTCAGATTCCGGATTCCAGACTCGTCACTTGTCACTTTTCACTCTTCACTCGTCACTATTGAGAGCCCTTGCTTACGCGCGGGCCTCTGCATTTCGGATTCCAGATTCCAGATTCCAGACTCGTCACTTGTCACTCTTCACTCGTCACTATTGAGAGCCCTTGCTTACGCTCGGGCCTCTGACACGGTTTTAGTTTCGGACGTAGTAGCCTTGGCGGGCGCGGACTCGGGCGGCCGGGCGGGTGCCGAGGCCTACGGAGAGTTTTACGAGCTTGCCGTCGGGGTACGTCGCGTCTGAGTAATATTGGATCAGGTACTGGGCGCGGAGTTCGTTGCCGAGCTGGCGGAAGATCTGCTCGAGCAGTTCGGTGTTTTTGCGGCGGTTGTTGCCGTTGAGGTAATTGTCGTTGGTGTCGATCGGGCCAAAGTTCGGCAGAAACGCGGTGCCGCCGGTCTCATCGGCAAAGATCTGCATGTTCTCCTGGCCGAAGACGCTGATCTGGTTCAGCCGATAGGAGCTGCCCGCCGGGTTTACGGCGTACATAACGGTGTCGGCGTCCTGAAGCGCACGGAGCACCTTCTGCCGCTCGGTGACCTTGGCGGTCTGCTGTGCCGTTTGGATGATCTGGCCGAGCCGTTTGAGGTCGGGGTCGGGCCGGTTCTCAACAACGCGGCGTTCGGCGGTCCGCTGTGCCCGCTGCACACCGAGGCTGTAGTTGTCCTCGCCATCGGAGATAACGACGATCACGCGCCGCCGGCCGGACTGCGAATTTTCGCGAAGATAATCGGCCGCCGCACGGACCGAATCAAAGAACGCCGTCGGCTGCTTGGCACGCTCAACCGGTATGGCGAGCACGCTCTCGGTTGCCGGGCCGGCCTGGGCAAGCCCGCTAACGAGAAGCGCCCGTTCACCGATAGTGAAAATGGCGGCCCGGTCCTCGGCCCGCAATACATCCTTCAAAAACTTGACGGCCGTTTCCTGCTGAAAGCGGAACATCGTGTCGGTGCTTGCCGAGACGTCAAATAGCAGTGCGATATCAAGCGGAACGCTCTCCGCGCTACCGACCGATTCGATCTGCTGCCGCCGGCCCTCTTCGCTGATTTGAAAATCGCTTTGCGTCAGCCCCGTCACCGGCAGCCCGCTCGCATCGACGACCGAAACCGGCACGACGATCAGCCGCGAATCGATGCGGATCGGTTCGTCGTCATCTATCGGCGGCGTCGCGGTCGGCGTTTGGGCCGTCGCGGCAATAGCGGCCGAGATCAAAATAAAGAGAGAGAATGCGGTTTTGAAGAGATTTTTGCAGAGCATAGCGGTGGAGCTTTTTTGGGAGAGTAAGCTTGAAGAAAGGGCAGCGAGTACCGGATGTTTGCTCGGCAAACGCTGCCCTTCATTTTTTGTGACCAACGCGGCAACTAGTTGCCGTCGTTGGCGGTCGAGCGAACCTCAACATTCTGGTTGAGTCCGCGGCTGACGAGCAGCTTGACCTCGACGCGGCGGTTGGCCTCGCGGCCTTCGCGTGTCGTGTTCTCGGCGATCGGGTTGGCGATACCGTAGCCATACGAATTACCGATCCGGCGAAGCGGGATGTTGTGGGTCATGATCAGGTAGTCTTTGACTGCCTGTGCACGCCGGTCGCTGAGTATCTTGTTCGCCCGAGCATTGCCCTCGGCCGAAGCAAAACCGGTCACCTCGATAACATATCCGCGAAGCGTCGCGGCGGCTGCGGCAACCTCGTCGAGCTGCTGCTTGCCCTCAGGGCTAAGCACTGCACTGTTGACGCGGAAGTTGATCGTCGCCGAGCTCTGGACGACATATTCATCAAGAGCCGAGATGCGTTCGTTGGTGGCATTGACACCGGCAACCGCCGCATCGGCAGTGTCCTGTGCGGCCTGTGCACCACCGCGAGCGGCGTTCGAGATGGCCATCAGTTCATCGATCTGGCCGGAAACACGTTTCGCATTTTCCTCCGCAGCCGTCAGCCTTTCTTCGGCCGGAGCTACGCGAGAATCGATCGACTGTGCCGTCTGCAGATTGCTCTTATCAAAGCGGATCTTGGTGGCGGCAAGGCTGCCATTGGCATCACCGCGGCCTTCGACTGAAAGGTTCAGCCCGCGGACGAGCGAAGCGGCCGGAAAGCGGTCGCCCGAACCAAACGTTGCATTTGCCCGGACGCTTGCGTTCGGTGCAACTACGACACGCGTATCGACACCAACCGTATCGCGGACGATGAACGTATTGTCATCTTCCTTCGAAACGATCGTGCCCTTGATGTCATACTTCTGTCCGTTAACAAGATTGCGAAGCTGTGCGTCCTGTGCGACCGCACCAACAACACCGATGGCGAGTGCCATAAACAAAACAGATATTCTTTTCATAATCATCTTTTCTCCTCAAAAGGCCTTACCGTTCCGATAAGTTGCCCGAAATAGACGCCCGGCGAAGCCGTTTGGTTGCAATACTTTTGGTGCCGTGACCAATTTCCCCTGATATCAAAACCGTACGAAAACGGCTCACCGAGCGTTCCTACCCGGTCTAATAATCAAAAAGCGTGCCACGTAACGATAGTCCTCAGAAAATGAGGCCGGTTGCGGTAGAACATCGGAAAATAAACGGCTCCGCGATGTCCGCAGGGAGGAAGCATTCGAGTACCTAGAACAGGCCGTTCGAAACATTAACCAAAGTGTATGAAAATAATACGAAAATGTCGAGAGATTTTTTGCGTTGCTTGTTTGAATCTCATGCCCCAAAACGAGTGCCGAAAATCTTGCTCCCGCTCGCCTACGACGAGTCCGGCGAGGCATTCGCAAGAAGGAAACCGACACCGCGAACCCATTCCTTTTCACATCAAGCCCGAATTCGGCGCTTTGCGGCGGATGCAAAAGCTCAAGAGAAATGCCTAGAAACGAAACCCAACCCCAAGGTTCATTTGCAGGTTGTTTCGCGTGAACGATGGATTGATCGCCTTCGGGTCCTGTCCGTGGAAGCGAATGATCGTGTCGCCTGCGTCAAAACGGATCACTGTTCTTTTTGTCGGGTAGTATTCGAAAACGCCCCCAATATCGACATTAAAGAACGTCGCCGGCTTTTCGGATACACCAATCAAGATATCCTTTGGTTGGCCCCCGCCAGGCGATTGGACGACGAATTGAAAGTCGATTGAAGGAAATGCATTAAAACGGATAAACCCCGGTCGAACTTTTCCGAAGACACCAAATCGCCTTCCTCTATAACCATATTTCACCCCAGCAAGGAACTGCGTTTTTTCGCCACCCGATGACCGACGGGTTGGAATCGATCCGCCTCTAATTATTTCATCAAATGTTTTGGTACTTGGTGTGAAGTTCAGCTCGCTCTCTAACGCGAGGTTTCTAGTGACGTTGAATGCGAAGCGCCCGCCGAAGCCGCTTTCGTATCGCTTATCGACTGTAACCCGATCATTGAACCCGGCTCGTAAGAAAACTATGTCAGAAGTTTCAATGTCACCGCCCTGAAACATTATCGTTCCATGCCCGCCAATCTCAAACCGCGTTATCTTGTCCTGTTGCCGATCATCCGCGACGGGAGGCTCCTAAGCCGACACCGCAATACAAGCGGCAATGATGAGTACAAGGATGAATACAGAGGTGGCGTAGCGCCTACCGGTGACAGGTCGCATCTGTTGTTCCTATGCAGCAGAGACGGTTAAAAACAAGCACGCCCTGAGGGTTATTGCCGTAACCTTCAGGGCATTTCTTGTTTTGCGAATATGTTTGAAAGGCTTTTCGCGGACACTCCGAGCCGGAACGCCTTGGGAGACGCCGGTTGTCGTAAACGAGCTGGGAGTGCGGGAAAAGCATCAAACAACTACCTGACTGACTTTTGTCAATCATAGTACGCCCCGCCCGCCTAAGTGTCAAGAACTTTACTTGATCAAAAAAAGGCCGGGCGGGGAGAGTTTCCCTGGGCCCGGCTTTTTGATGAGTGGCGAAAGCTTTAGATGCTGAAATCGGTGGTTTCTAGGTATTCCTTGAGCGCGGCGAGGTAGCGTTCGCCGTCGGCGCCGTCGACTACTCGGTGGTCGTAGGTCAGGGCAAAGTATGCCATCTGGCGGACGGCGATGTAGTCGTCGCCATCGGGCGTTGTCAGGACCTTCGCACGTTTCTCGATAGCACCGACGCAGAGAATCGCGACCTGCGGCTGATTGATGATCGGTGTGCCGTAGAGCCCGCCGAAAACTCCGGGGTTTGTGATCGTGAACGTGCCGCCGGTGACCTCATCGGGGTTAAGCTTTTTGGCTCGGGCACGGTCGGCGAGGTCGTTTGCCGCGAGGGCGAGGCCGGAGAGCGAGAGCGTGTCGGCCTTTTTGATGACCGGGACGATCAGGCCCCAATCGAGCGCGACTGCCATGCCGAGATTGATGTCGCCTTTATAGACGACGTTCTCGCCATCAACCTGAGCGTTGACGATCGGCAGCTTGCGGATGGCGTGTGTCGCAGCCTGAAAGATGAACGGCATGTAGCTGAGCTTGGTGCCATAACGCGCCTGGAACTCGGCCTTGTTACGCTCGCGGAACTTGGCGACGTTCGTCATGTCGATCTCGAAAACGCTGGTGACGTGTGCCGAGGTGCGCTTTGAGAAGGTCATGTGCTCGGCGATCTTTTTCCGCATCACGGACATTTTCTCGACGCGGTCGCCGGCGGATTGAACGATCGCGGTCGGCTTATATTCTGCCTTCGGTGCCGCGGAAGTCCCTGCGGCGCCT
This window harbors:
- a CDS encoding OmpA family protein is translated as MKRISVLFMALAIGVVGAVAQDAQLRNLVNGQKYDIKGTIVSKEDDNTFIVRDTVGVDTRVVVAPNASVRANATFGSGDRFPAASLVRGLNLSVEGRGDANGSLAATKIRFDKSNLQTAQSIDSRVAPAEERLTAAEENAKRVSGQIDELMAISNAARGGAQAAQDTADAAVAGVNATNERISALDEYVVQSSATINFRVNSAVLSPEGKQQLDEVAAAAATLRGYVIEVTGFASAEGNARANKILSDRRAQAVKDYLIMTHNIPLRRIGNSYGYGIANPIAENTTREGREANRRVEVKLLVSRGLNQNVEVRSTANDGN
- a CDS encoding VWA domain-containing protein; protein product: MLCKNLFKTAFSLFILISAAIAATAQTPTATPPIDDDEPIRIDSRLIVVPVSVVDASGLPVTGLTQSDFQISEEGRRQQIESVGSAESVPLDIALLFDVSASTDTMFRFQQETAVKFLKDVLRAEDRAAIFTIGERALLVSGLAQAGPATESVLAIPVERAKQPTAFFDSVRAAADYLRENSQSGRRRVIVVISDGEDNYSLGVQRAQRTAERRVVENRPDPDLKRLGQIIQTAQQTAKVTERQKVLRALQDADTVMYAVNPAGSSYRLNQISVFGQENMQIFADETGGTAFLPNFGPIDTNDNYLNGNNRRKNTELLEQIFRQLGNELRAQYLIQYYSDATYPDGKLVKLSVGLGTRPAARVRARQGYYVRN